Below is a genomic region from Gammaproteobacteria bacterium.
GAGCATCCCGGTTCGAAAACAGACGCGTAACGCGGCCGGGCAAGCGCCGCCAGAGTCAACCCGCGTTTGCGGGCTTCATACCAGCGCCGTCTGAAATCCCAGGGATCTTCATGCGTCGCATACAGCTGGTCAAAATAGTCACTGGTCAGCGTCACAGGAGAAATACTTCATAAGAGCGGAGCAATTTCGTAAGCACGAACGGGGCCAGAATTGCTTTCTCACCGGTCAATAAATCGGGCTCGAGCTGACTGGAAAATGCCGCCACCGCGCTGCGTTTACGCTTCAGGGTCGCGCGCTCGAGCAAGACTTTGCGGGCACGTGACCAGGGCACACGTTCATCTCCTGGCGCAGCCCAGTGCCACGCCCAGATCGGAAACTCGACCAGACGCACGCCCTTTGAACGGGCCGCCGCAGCCGCCGCGCGACCGACCGCCTCGTGATCCGGATGACCATCGCCGCGCCAGGTGCTGAACACTACGTCGCCCTGTCGCAAATACGCGTGGATGAAGCGTGAGAGTTCGGCTTCATGTTCACCGACCGCGCCATCGGGAAACCCTGCCCGAATCTTTCGCACAGGGTTCAGTCCGAGGCGCCGTAAAGCCTTTGTGGTTTCATAATGTCTGACGGTCGCGAGCCGCGTTGGCGTCCAGCACGAAGAGCCGGGATGACTGGCGCCGCCATCGGTCACGGCGATCAGCAGCATCCGGCGCCGCAATTCAGCCAG
It encodes:
- a CDS encoding PIG-L family deacetylase — protein: MLVPAHNRAVVIAPHPDDEVLGTGGLLAQLAELRRRMLLIAVTDGGASHPGSSCWTPTRLATVRHYETTKALRRLGLNPVRKIRAGFPDGAVGEHEAELSRFIHAYLRQGDVVFSTWRGDGHPDHEAVGRAAAAAARSKGVRLVEFPIWAWHWAAPGDERVPWSRARKVLLERATLKRKRSAVAAFSSQLEPDLLTGEKAILAPFVLTKLLRSYEVFLL